One part of the Aurantibacillus circumpalustris genome encodes these proteins:
- a CDS encoding T9SS type A sorting domain-containing protein: MKKITKHLFYSSLFIAAMFITHNVKAQMPITVTSGQICYSAGSNTANASVITFSPSWTFSWTAIGSSSTCAISYSNVTSNGSSVDFNFGCCGVYTLNCSAYSGSSLVTTVSQTYAVACPQNIVATSSPGSTLCAGTTATLSASGAVTYTWNVGATGANILVTPSVSTCYSVVGTNANGCQSNTGVICLFLNNWPTLSINGPTTCMGSSAVYSVSGALTCTWLTTPPTVGYTTSIIPGVFPIGSALSVIGTGSNGCTGTYSTMVYADTTCVNVWPGDANSDGIVNNLDVLQLGLSFAATGAARSPGGNSFTSQYATAWIGNGSTGKNKAHIDCNGDGTVNNNDTVAIHTNYSSAHSFKPSNGSSTNSDISLIVPNTVTEGTWNKADIMLGTSVSPISQLYGTAFEINYDNAMIENNSVYIIYSASFLNAANQNVQFRKTYFNNGKLYAASVRTDASNVSGNGKIGEFWFKPKTGLAANSVINLSTSNSSKIGNSGVNSSLTDGSAVSTTIANSVGLKETFLQNNVRYFPNPASNKLTIQSDVNATINYVVFDIVGRELTKGEFTNVTNVDLSSYANGTYIIRLESGSATTYKKVVIEK, from the coding sequence ATGAAAAAAATTACAAAACACCTTTTTTACAGCAGTCTTTTTATAGCTGCTATGTTCATTACCCACAATGTAAAGGCTCAAATGCCTATAACGGTTACATCGGGTCAAATCTGCTACAGTGCAGGAAGCAACACTGCAAATGCTAGTGTAATTACCTTTTCACCTAGTTGGACATTCTCGTGGACTGCTATAGGATCAAGTTCTACGTGTGCAATAAGCTATTCAAACGTTACTTCAAATGGAAGTTCTGTTGATTTCAATTTTGGCTGTTGTGGAGTTTACACGCTTAATTGTTCAGCCTACAGCGGCAGCAGTCTTGTAACAACGGTGTCGCAAACATATGCAGTTGCTTGCCCTCAAAACATTGTTGCTACCAGCTCACCAGGTTCGACCTTATGCGCAGGAACAACAGCCACCCTATCTGCTTCTGGAGCTGTTACATATACTTGGAATGTTGGTGCCACAGGCGCAAACATTCTTGTTACACCTAGTGTTAGCACGTGTTATTCAGTAGTTGGAACAAATGCGAACGGATGTCAGAGTAATACTGGCGTGATTTGTCTATTTCTAAACAATTGGCCAACGCTTAGTATTAATGGGCCAACAACTTGCATGGGTTCAAGTGCTGTATATTCCGTGAGTGGTGCGCTTACCTGCACCTGGTTAACGACTCCGCCAACAGTGGGCTATACAACAAGTATTATTCCGGGCGTTTTTCCGATTGGTTCTGCGCTATCAGTAATTGGAACAGGATCAAACGGCTGTACCGGCACCTATTCTACAATGGTTTATGCTGATACCACTTGCGTGAACGTATGGCCAGGAGATGCGAACAGTGATGGAATCGTGAATAATTTAGATGTTCTTCAATTAGGCTTATCCTTTGCCGCAACAGGAGCTGCCAGATCTCCCGGAGGAAATTCGTTTACTAGTCAGTATGCAACTGCTTGGATTGGAAATGGAAGTACGGGTAAAAATAAGGCGCACATTGATTGTAACGGAGATGGAACTGTGAATAATAATGATACAGTAGCGATTCATACTAATTACTCATCTGCACATTCATTTAAACCATCAAATGGTTCCTCAACTAATTCAGATATTAGTCTGATTGTCCCTAATACTGTAACTGAAGGTACCTGGAACAAAGCAGACATAATGCTTGGCACTTCGGTAAGTCCTATTAGTCAGTTATATGGTACTGCATTTGAAATTAACTATGATAACGCAATGATTGAAAACAACTCGGTTTATATCATTTATAGTGCTTCATTTTTAAATGCGGCTAACCAAAATGTGCAGTTTAGAAAGACTTATTTTAATAATGGCAAGCTTTATGCGGCAAGTGTTAGAACAGACGCCAGTAACGTTTCAGGCAATGGAAAAATAGGTGAGTTTTGGTTTAAACCAAAAACAGGTTTAGCGGCAAACTCGGTAATTAACTTATCTACTTCTAATTCAAGTAAGATTGGGAATTCAGGTGTAAATTCATCCTTAACGGATGGTTCAGCTGTAAGCACTACTATAGCTAATTCAGTTGGATTAAAAGAAACCTTTTTACAAAACAATGTTAGATATTTTCCTAACCCTGCTTCAAACAAACTTACAATACAAAGTGATGTAAATGCAACTATTAATTATGTTGTTTTTGATATTGTTGGTAGAGAATTAACAAAAGGTGAATTTACTAATGTTACAAACGTTGATTTGTCTTCTTATGCAAATGGAACATACATTATTCGTTTAGAATCAGGTTCTGCTACAACTTATAAAAAAGTAGTAATCGAAAAATAA
- a CDS encoding T9SS type A sorting domain-containing protein, with the protein MKKYIYILIIISAFFISINDICAQSLAFSFGQQPLCWTSGSTTQTLSVTSSPPGTATYSWNTTSGTTCTNNASGATTTVNLGTCCGVYSVTCSAYNSSNVFISSVTQTMNITCPTWLNITVSPNNGIMCTGNTGTFVASGAVGYTWSSGSNSNSIIVSPSVSTCYSLSAVNASGCMIATTACFSVFPTPTVSLSPPITICAGQIATLSCWGGAISYTWIPGGFQGANPVVSPFSTTIYTVIASNGSCATTGTTAVAVNPNPSVAVNSNTNNACQGASVVLSATGANTYTWSTSATTSSVTVNPIMYTCYSVTGQSSQNCIGTTVICLSVQATNMLISPTSQTVCKGSSASFTASGASSYTWNTTPTLNTSAINIIPNSSTSYSASGTGTNGCIGISAAYVFVDSTCVNVWPGDANSDGTVNNLDVLELGLSFSATGTARSPGGNSFTSQFATAWIGNGSTGKNKAHIDCNGDGTVNNSDTFAIFNNYLLTHSFRPSNTSSTNSDISLVVQPNVFEGTWNKADIMLGTSISPINQLYGTAFEINYDNAMIETNSVYIIYTGSFLNAANQNVQFSKTYFNNGKLYAASVRVDGSNVSGDGKIGEFWFKPKTGLAANSVINLSTSNSSKIGNSGVNTLLTDGTAATTILANIVGLTKNSLHTSVRCFPNPTSNKLTIQSDVNATINYVVFDIVGRELIKGEFNNVANVDLSSYTNGTYIIRLESGSATTYKKLVIEK; encoded by the coding sequence ATGAAAAAATACATCTACATCTTAATTATTATTTCTGCCTTTTTCATTTCCATAAATGATATTTGCGCTCAATCCCTTGCTTTTTCTTTTGGGCAACAGCCGTTATGTTGGACCTCCGGAAGTACAACTCAAACGTTATCAGTAACCTCTTCACCTCCGGGTACTGCGACTTACTCGTGGAATACTACCTCTGGAACAACCTGCACGAATAACGCATCAGGAGCAACAACTACCGTAAATCTAGGCACTTGCTGTGGCGTCTACTCTGTAACTTGTAGCGCCTATAATTCAAGCAATGTCTTTATTTCAAGTGTAACACAAACCATGAATATAACCTGTCCGACTTGGCTTAATATTACTGTTAGTCCAAATAACGGAATCATGTGCACTGGCAATACAGGCACATTTGTTGCTTCTGGTGCTGTGGGGTATACTTGGAGTTCTGGATCCAATTCAAACTCAATTATTGTCAGTCCATCGGTCAGTACCTGTTATTCTCTTTCAGCAGTTAACGCCTCGGGATGTATGATAGCAACAACAGCTTGTTTTTCTGTTTTTCCCACACCAACTGTTAGCCTAAGCCCACCAATCACTATTTGTGCTGGGCAGATTGCTACACTTTCCTGTTGGGGCGGAGCGATCAGTTATACTTGGATACCGGGAGGTTTTCAAGGAGCAAACCCAGTTGTATCGCCTTTTTCAACTACCATTTACACCGTCATAGCTTCTAATGGTTCCTGTGCTACAACTGGCACTACAGCTGTTGCTGTAAACCCTAACCCTAGTGTGGCTGTAAATTCCAATACAAACAATGCCTGTCAGGGGGCATCTGTCGTTCTTTCTGCAACAGGAGCTAACACATACACATGGAGTACCAGCGCTACAACTTCTTCCGTAACTGTAAACCCGATTATGTACACCTGTTATAGCGTAACTGGTCAAAGCAGTCAGAATTGCATTGGTACAACGGTAATATGCTTATCCGTACAAGCTACTAATATGCTGATAAGTCCCACTTCTCAAACAGTTTGCAAAGGTTCAAGCGCAAGTTTCACTGCCTCTGGGGCAAGTTCATATACTTGGAATACTACTCCAACTTTGAACACTTCAGCAATTAATATTATACCTAACTCGAGTACTAGTTATTCAGCTTCGGGAACAGGAACTAATGGGTGTATTGGTATTAGCGCAGCTTATGTTTTTGTTGACAGCACATGTGTAAACGTATGGCCTGGAGATGCAAACAGTGACGGAACTGTGAATAATTTAGATGTTCTTGAATTAGGTTTATCCTTTTCTGCAACTGGGACTGCAAGATCTCCAGGAGGAAATTCGTTTACCAGTCAGTTTGCGACTGCTTGGATTGGGAATGGAAGTACGGGAAAAAATAAAGCGCACATTGACTGTAACGGTGACGGAACTGTAAATAACAGTGATACATTCGCTATTTTTAATAACTATTTATTAACCCATTCTTTTAGACCATCTAATACATCTTCAACTAATTCAGACATTAGCCTTGTAGTGCAACCAAATGTGTTTGAAGGCACTTGGAACAAAGCAGACATCATGCTTGGCACTTCAATAAGTCCTATTAATCAGTTATATGGTACGGCTTTCGAAATTAACTATGACAATGCTATGATTGAAACTAATTCTGTGTACATTATTTATACAGGTTCATTTTTAAATGCAGCTAACCAAAACGTGCAGTTTAGTAAGACGTATTTTAATAATGGTAAACTTTATGCGGCAAGCGTTAGAGTAGATGGCAGTAATGTTTCAGGTGACGGCAAGATTGGTGAATTTTGGTTTAAACCAAAAACAGGTTTAGCAGCAAACTCAGTAATTAATTTATCTACTTCTAATTCGAGTAAGATTGGAAATTCAGGTGTAAATACATTATTAACAGATGGTACAGCCGCAACCACTATTCTAGCGAATATTGTTGGATTAACAAAAAATTCATTGCATACTAGCGTTAGGTGTTTTCCTAACCCTACTTCAAACAAACTTACAATTCAAAGTGATGTAAATGCAACTATTAATTATGTTGTTTTTGATATTGTTGGTAGAGAGTTAATAAAAGGAGAATTTAATAACGTTGCAAACGTTGATTTGTCTTCTTATACAAATGGAACATACATTATTCGTTTAGAATCAGGTTCTGCTACAACTTATAAAAAATTAGTAATCGAAAAATAA
- a CDS encoding SDR family NAD(P)-dependent oxidoreductase — MENKQKIAVVTGGSRGLGKNMAFSLAQKGNDVIITYVNSKTEAEALVKEIEAIGRKAYALQLDLNNFKSLDGFISSLSSTLKEKFKTDKFDFLINNAGMGKTIPFEQVTEEIFDEFLNVHYKSVYFLTQKSIAHMNEGGRIINLSSGTTRFANPGYSVYASMKGAIETLTKYFAKELGAKGITANVVAPGPIETDFNNAAIRSNPQMKGFLATLSPLGRVGQADDIGGVVAFLCSEDAKWINGQRIEVSGGINV; from the coding sequence ATGGAAAACAAACAAAAAATAGCAGTAGTCACTGGTGGCAGCCGCGGACTAGGAAAAAATATGGCATTTAGCCTTGCGCAAAAAGGAAACGATGTCATCATTACTTATGTAAACAGTAAAACCGAAGCAGAAGCCCTTGTAAAGGAAATTGAAGCCATCGGTAGAAAGGCATATGCTTTACAATTGGATCTTAATAATTTTAAAAGTTTGGATGGGTTTATAAGTTCTCTTTCATCAACACTAAAAGAAAAATTTAAAACGGATAAATTCGATTTTCTCATCAACAATGCTGGTATGGGAAAAACGATCCCTTTTGAGCAAGTAACTGAAGAAATTTTTGATGAATTTTTAAACGTGCATTACAAAAGCGTTTATTTTTTAACGCAAAAAAGTATTGCGCATATGAATGAAGGTGGACGAATCATTAACCTTTCAAGCGGAACAACACGCTTTGCAAATCCAGGTTATTCCGTTTACGCTTCTATGAAAGGTGCTATTGAAACGCTTACGAAATATTTCGCAAAAGAATTGGGCGCAAAAGGCATCACAGCAAATGTTGTAGCGCCCGGACCCATTGAAACTGATTTTAACAACGCTGCCATTCGCAGTAACCCTCAAATGAAAGGCTTTTTAGCGACACTGTCTCCGTTGGGAAGAGTGGGGCAAGCAGACGATATTGGCGGAGTTGTTGCGTTCTTATGTTCGGAAGATGCAAAATGGATCAATGGTCAACGCATTGAAGTGAGCGGTGGAATTAATGTGTAG
- a CDS encoding helix-turn-helix domain-containing protein has product MLISELKEPKVISPRQKQIVAEYLQKLDVYIGDLKTGKEDRVLEISEFAEMMHMHPGHLSNTVKEVTGQSSCSFFEAKLVDASKELLLQENLSIKEIAIRLTYDPSNFTKFFKRFTGRTPKQFRAENL; this is encoded by the coding sequence ATGCTTATATCTGAACTTAAAGAACCAAAAGTAATTTCTCCACGTCAAAAACAAATTGTCGCGGAGTATCTTCAAAAGTTAGATGTTTATATTGGCGATCTAAAAACAGGAAAAGAAGATCGCGTTCTTGAAATCAGCGAGTTTGCAGAGATGATGCACATGCATCCCGGACACTTGAGTAATACTGTGAAAGAGGTAACGGGACAGTCTTCCTGCAGTTTTTTTGAAGCGAAACTAGTGGACGCCTCGAAAGAATTACTTTTACAAGAAAATTTATCAATCAAAGAAATTGCAATACGCTTAACATACGATCCGTCAAACTTCACAAAGTTTTTTAAAAGGTTTACCGGAAGAACTCCCAAACAATTTCGTGCTGAAAATTTGTAA
- the dinB gene encoding DNA polymerase IV yields the protein MERQVMHMDLDSFFVSVERQLNPALEGKPVLVGGSSDRGVVASCSYEARSFGIHSAMPMRMARQLCPDAIVVKGDHDKYSEYSDQVTDIIRENVPVYEKASIDEFYVDMTGMDKFFGCYKLATEIRQKIIRETNLPISFALSSNKTVAKIGTGEIKPNNQQQIPFGTEKTYLGPLSIKKIPGVGEKTYQLLRGMGIEKVCTVQEMPVQVLQQVLGENGMGLWRKANGIDNSPVEQYNERKSISTECTFEKDTIDVDHLKRVLLSMTEKLCFQLRNEEKLTGCVTVKIRYSDFNTYTMQMRVPYTTMDNTLIEKVKELFDKLFQKRMLIRLIGIKFSHLIQGTYQIDMFSDTAEQIQLYAAMDKLRQRFGEDAVMRAAGLGLNKRETSLFNGIKKLN from the coding sequence ATGGAAAGACAGGTGATGCACATGGACTTAGACAGTTTTTTTGTCTCTGTAGAAAGACAATTAAATCCTGCGCTGGAAGGAAAACCCGTATTGGTTGGTGGTAGTAGCGATCGCGGTGTAGTAGCTTCTTGTAGTTACGAAGCCCGTAGTTTTGGAATTCATTCAGCGATGCCTATGCGGATGGCAAGACAGCTTTGTCCGGATGCCATCGTTGTAAAAGGCGATCATGATAAATACAGTGAATATTCTGATCAGGTAACTGATATTATTCGGGAAAATGTTCCTGTTTACGAAAAAGCCTCCATTGATGAGTTTTATGTGGACATGACTGGCATGGATAAATTTTTTGGTTGTTATAAATTGGCAACAGAGATCCGTCAAAAAATAATCAGAGAAACGAATCTACCAATTTCTTTTGCTTTGTCTTCGAATAAAACAGTTGCAAAAATTGGGACGGGAGAGATAAAACCAAACAATCAACAACAAATTCCCTTCGGTACCGAAAAAACTTACTTGGGTCCTTTGTCTATTAAAAAAATTCCAGGGGTTGGTGAAAAAACATACCAGCTCTTGCGCGGCATGGGGATTGAAAAAGTGTGTACTGTACAAGAAATGCCTGTGCAAGTTCTCCAACAAGTTCTCGGTGAAAACGGAATGGGTTTGTGGAGAAAGGCGAATGGTATTGATAATTCTCCCGTTGAGCAATACAACGAACGAAAATCGATTTCTACAGAATGTACGTTTGAAAAAGATACGATAGATGTCGATCATTTAAAACGTGTGTTGTTAAGCATGACGGAAAAATTGTGTTTTCAATTACGCAATGAAGAAAAGTTGACGGGTTGTGTGACCGTAAAAATTCGGTATTCAGATTTTAATACTTACACCATGCAAATGCGTGTTCCATACACAACAATGGATAACACGCTGATTGAAAAAGTAAAAGAATTGTTTGATAAGTTATTTCAGAAACGGATGTTGATTCGTTTGATTGGAATTAAGTTCAGTCATTTAATTCAAGGCACTTACCAAATTGATATGTTTAGTGATACTGCCGAACAAATTCAGTTGTATGCAGCAATGGATAAGCTACGTCAGCGTTTTGGTGAAGATGCCGTGATGCGTGCCGCAGGACTGGGATTGAATAAAAGGGAGACGAGTTTGTTTAATGGAATTAAGAAACTGAATTGA
- the tnpA gene encoding IS200/IS605 family transposase, producing MANTYTQIYIQIVFVVKGRQNVISKNNREELHKYITGIVQNRGHKLLSIFCMPDHTHLLVGLKPSQSISDLARDIKAASSGFINEKRWIAGKFNWQEGFGAFSYAKGQVENVARYIQNQEEHHRKKNFKDEYLEYLREFDITYNEAYLFDWVEQDAPTELKT from the coding sequence ATGGCAAATACCTATACTCAAATATATATCCAAATTGTTTTCGTCGTTAAAGGACGTCAAAATGTTATTTCAAAAAACAACAGAGAAGAATTGCATAAATACATCACAGGCATCGTTCAAAACAGAGGCCATAAATTACTCAGTATATTTTGTATGCCTGACCACACGCACCTTTTAGTGGGACTAAAACCATCTCAGTCGATTTCAGATTTAGCAAGAGATATAAAAGCAGCTTCCTCTGGATTTATCAATGAAAAAAGATGGATCGCTGGTAAATTCAATTGGCAAGAAGGATTTGGAGCGTTCTCATATGCGAAAGGACAGGTTGAGAACGTAGCGAGATACATCCAAAACCAAGAAGAACATCACAGAAAGAAAAATTTTAAGGACGAATATTTAGAATACTTGAGAGAGTTTGATATTACTTACAACGAAGCTTACCTCTTTGACTGGGTTGAACAGGACGCTCCTACGGAGCTAAAAACCTAA
- a CDS encoding DNA polymerase III subunit alpha, translating into MLLNCHTYYSFGYGTLSIKELLRAAWNLGYISFVLSDINNTSAVLDTLRMCDEKPMKPIPGIDFRNGVKQCYVGIAKNNVGFKELNEHLSEHLHEKKEFEKRPKNLEKFKNTFLVYPLNAFDGCTLEENEFIGVTPKELTLLPFNKFKHLTHKMVVLQTFSFLNEEQRFAHSLLRAIDQNTLYSKLTKEDQGSVNDIAPTKEVLYNTFSAYPEIIVNTEQILNSCSVKFKFGKLQNKNLKFYSGSLEEDISLLREEARKGLAYRYPIVTKEVEDRLEKELSIIISKEFTSYFLINWDITSYARSKGYFYVGRGSGANSMVAYLLRITDVDPIDLDLYFERFINESRSNAPDFDIDFSWNNRDEMTKYIFDRFGENKRVALLGTYATYQHDAVTRELGKVFGLPPAEIDRIQKITVVKETDDSITKEIIKYSQLIAGFPSHLSIHASGIIISEEPITAYTATNLPPKGYRTTQFSMLEAEDIGLFKFDILSQRGLGKIKDAVEIIKENRSVDIDIHDIKKFKHDEEIKKLLKVGKCIGCFYVESPAMRMLLTKLQADDYLRLVAASSIIRPGVSKSGMMNEYIHRYRKKELRDKAEKELPELYKLLQETYGVMVYQEDVIKIAHIFAGLTLAEADYLRRGMSWKFKQRNEFHVVKEKFFNNCIEKGHRIETIHMIWNQIESFANFAFSKGHSASYAVESYQALYLKAYYPIEYIVATLNNGGGFYRTELYIHEARMHGATIVPPDVNYSGVNSEVKDKTIFLGLGMIAQLEKEVIITILNERFEGGPFIDLYNFIKRTNISIEQVRILIRVGAFNFLPKNKKELLWEAHMLISPTKIKKPGKELFELEPQKYKLPTLTNTWQDDAFDEIELLGFALCHPFKLLKQPVKNTLTSSDLKNLKGQTVEIIGYLVNVKTTWTSNKEKMNFGTFLDIDGYWIDTVHFPPSARSHPFSGPGTYRIIGKVVEEFDFIYIDVSVQFRLPMINQDDDPALRILPDFKSNKRIEQRH; encoded by the coding sequence ATGCTTCTCAATTGCCACACATATTATAGTTTTGGTTATGGAACACTTTCAATCAAAGAACTTTTGCGTGCGGCATGGAATCTTGGTTATATTTCTTTTGTTTTATCAGACATTAATAATACTTCTGCTGTTCTCGACACGCTGCGAATGTGCGATGAAAAACCTATGAAACCCATTCCAGGAATAGATTTTAGAAATGGGGTGAAACAGTGTTATGTTGGTATTGCGAAAAATAACGTAGGATTTAAAGAACTTAACGAACATCTCAGCGAACACCTTCATGAAAAAAAAGAATTTGAAAAACGTCCGAAAAACTTAGAAAAATTTAAAAATACTTTTTTGGTTTATCCTTTGAACGCTTTTGATGGCTGCACTTTAGAAGAAAACGAATTTATTGGAGTCACGCCTAAAGAATTAACGTTGCTTCCATTTAATAAGTTCAAACATCTTACGCATAAAATGGTGGTGCTGCAGACTTTTTCTTTTTTGAATGAAGAACAACGCTTTGCACACAGCTTATTGAGAGCCATTGATCAAAACACCCTTTATAGCAAATTAACCAAAGAAGATCAGGGTTCAGTGAATGACATTGCTCCAACTAAAGAAGTGTTGTACAACACATTTTCCGCTTATCCGGAAATTATTGTAAACACAGAACAGATTCTTAATTCATGTTCTGTAAAATTCAAATTCGGGAAACTTCAAAATAAAAACTTAAAATTTTATAGTGGGAGTTTAGAAGAAGACATCTCTTTACTTCGCGAAGAAGCCAGAAAAGGATTAGCCTACAGATACCCAATAGTAACAAAGGAAGTAGAAGATCGTCTCGAAAAAGAACTTTCCATTATTATTTCAAAGGAATTTACTTCTTACTTTTTAATTAACTGGGATATTACGAGTTATGCGAGAAGCAAGGGATATTTTTATGTTGGTCGCGGAAGTGGCGCTAACAGCATGGTTGCTTACCTTTTGCGAATAACCGATGTTGATCCGATTGATTTGGATTTATATTTTGAGCGATTCATTAACGAAAGTAGAAGTAATGCTCCCGATTTCGATATTGATTTTTCATGGAATAACCGCGATGAAATGACAAAATACATTTTCGATAGGTTCGGTGAAAACAAGCGTGTAGCGCTACTTGGCACTTATGCTACTTACCAACACGATGCTGTTACACGCGAACTCGGAAAAGTATTTGGGTTGCCTCCAGCAGAAATTGATCGCATTCAAAAAATCACAGTAGTAAAAGAAACGGATGATTCAATCACCAAAGAGATTATAAAATACAGTCAACTCATTGCGGGCTTTCCAAGTCATTTAAGCATTCACGCCAGCGGCATTATTATTTCTGAAGAGCCAATTACAGCTTATACTGCAACTAATCTTCCACCAAAAGGCTATCGTACCACACAATTTAGTATGCTGGAGGCAGAAGATATTGGTTTATTTAAGTTTGATATTTTGAGTCAACGTGGACTCGGTAAAATAAAAGATGCTGTAGAAATAATAAAAGAAAATAGAAGTGTAGACATCGACATTCATGACATCAAAAAATTTAAACACGACGAAGAAATAAAAAAACTTCTCAAAGTTGGAAAATGTATTGGCTGCTTTTATGTGGAGTCACCAGCGATGCGGATGTTGCTGACCAAATTGCAAGCAGATGATTATTTACGTTTGGTCGCAGCAAGTTCTATTATTCGTCCCGGTGTTTCTAAAAGCGGCATGATGAATGAGTACATTCATCGCTACCGAAAAAAAGAGTTACGTGATAAAGCAGAAAAAGAACTTCCAGAATTATATAAGCTACTACAAGAAACATATGGTGTGATGGTGTATCAAGAAGATGTGATTAAAATCGCTCACATTTTTGCTGGGCTCACTTTAGCAGAGGCAGACTATTTGCGTCGCGGCATGAGTTGGAAATTTAAACAACGAAACGAATTTCATGTAGTAAAAGAAAAGTTCTTTAATAATTGTATCGAGAAAGGGCACCGCATAGAAACCATTCACATGATCTGGAATCAGATAGAAAGCTTTGCGAATTTTGCTTTCTCTAAAGGACACTCTGCCAGTTACGCCGTAGAGAGTTATCAAGCACTGTATTTAAAAGCCTACTACCCTATCGAATACATTGTTGCAACTTTAAATAATGGCGGCGGCTTTTACAGAACAGAATTATACATTCACGAAGCCAGAATGCATGGTGCTACTATTGTTCCGCCAGACGTAAATTACAGTGGTGTAAATTCTGAAGTAAAGGATAAAACTATTTTTCTTGGGTTAGGCATGATCGCTCAACTAGAAAAAGAAGTCATCATTACTATTCTGAACGAACGTTTTGAAGGTGGACCATTTATTGATCTTTATAATTTTATTAAACGAACCAACATCTCCATTGAACAGGTGCGCATTTTAATTCGTGTTGGGGCTTTCAATTTTCTTCCAAAAAACAAAAAAGAATTGCTCTGGGAAGCACACATGTTGATTAGTCCGACTAAAATAAAAAAACCGGGCAAAGAGTTGTTTGAATTGGAACCACAAAAATATAAATTGCCAACGCTGACCAACACTTGGCAGGACGATGCTTTTGATGAAATTGAATTACTTGGTTTTGCATTATGTCACCCATTTAAACTTCTAAAGCAACCCGTAAAAAACACATTGACTAGTTCTGACCTTAAAAACTTAAAAGGACAAACCGTTGAAATAATTGGTTATTTAGTCAACGTAAAAACCACCTGGACAAGCAATAAAGAGAAAATGAATTTTGGAACGTTTTTAGATATTGATGGTTATTGGATTGACACGGTGCATTTTCCGCCAAGTGCTAGATCCCATCCTTTCAGTGGTCCGGGCACCTACCGAATTATTGGAAAAGTAGTCGAAGAATTTGATTTCATTTACATTGATGTTTCTGTTCAATTTCGTTTACCAATGATTAATCAAGACGATGATCCCGCTTTAAGAATACTTCCCGATTTTAAATCTAATAAAAGAATTGAGCAGAGGCATTGA